From Grus americana isolate bGruAme1 chromosome 11, bGruAme1.mat, whole genome shotgun sequence, a single genomic window includes:
- the IP6K2 gene encoding inositol hexakisphosphate kinase 2 has product MSPAFGAMEVEHYSKGVLLEPFVHQVGGHSCVLRFNDKTICKPLIQREHQFYETLPTEMRKFTPQYEGVVSVSFEEDEDGNLCLIAYPLNGDHDNLENLDNSDCEPKSKLLRWTNKKTMLLENEKISKEWVRQHRKEEKMKNHKLEEEFEWLKKSEVLYYTVEKKGNVSSQFKHHNPWSMKCHQQQLQRMKENAKHRNQYKFILLENLTSRYEVPCVLDLKMGTRQHGDDASEEKKANQIRKCQQSTSAVIGVRVCGMQVYQAGTGQLMFMNKYHGRKLSVQGFKEALYQFFHNGKYLRRELFESVIKKLTELKSVLEKQESYRFYSSSLLIIYDGKERQEVAVDSDPEDLEDLSEESSDESAGAYAYKPTGSTVDVRMIDFAHTTCKYYGEDSVVHEGQDTGYVFGLQNLIDIIKEIRDESSE; this is encoded by the exons ATGAGCCCAGCATTTGGAGCTATGGAAGTGGAGCACTATTCCAAGGGAGTCCTGCTCGAGCCTTTTGTCCACCAGGTTGGAGGACACTCGTGTGTCCTCCGGTTTAATGACAAGACCATCTGTAAACCCCTTATTCAGAGGGAACACCAGTTCTATGAGACTCTCCCAACAGAAATGCGTAAATTCACTCCGCAATATGAGG GTGTGGTGTCAGTGAGCTTTGAAGAAGATGAAGATGGAAATTTGTGTCTAATAGCATATCCACTAAATGGGGACCACGATAATTTAGAAAACTTAGATAATTCTGACTGTGAACCCAAAAGTAAGCTGTTGCGATGGACTAACAAAAAGACAATGTTGTTAGAAAATGAGAAGATATCTAAGGAATGGGTCCGACAgcacaggaaagaggaaaaaatgaaaaa tCACAAATTGGAGGAAGAATTTGAGTGGCTGAAGAAATCTGAAGTCTTGTATTATACTgtagagaaaaaaggaaatgtcagtTCACAGTTCAAACACCATAATCCTTGGAGCATGAAATGTCACCAGCAGCAGTTACAGCGgatgaaggaaaatgcaaaacacCGGAATCAATATA AATTCATTTTGCTGGAAAATCTAACATCTCGATACGAAGTACCATGTGTGTTGGACCTTAAGATGGGAACCCGACAGCATGGAGATGATGcttcagaagagaagaaggCTAATCAGATTCGCAAGTGTCAGCAGAGTACATCAGCTGTTATTGGAGTCAGAGTTTGTGGCATGCAG GTGTACCAGGCAGGCACCGGCCAGCTAATGTTCATGAATAAATACCACGGAAGAAAGCTCTCAGTCCAAGGATTTAAAGAAGCACTTTACCAGTTCTTTCATAATGGCAAATACCTGCGCAGGGAACTCTTTGAATCTGTTATTAAAAAACTGACTGAACTCAAGTCTGTCCTAGAGAAACAGGAGTCTTACCGCTTCTATTCAAGCTCCTTGCTGATCATTTATGATggaaaggaaaggcaggaaGTTGCTGTCGACTCAGACCCAGAGGACTTAGAGGACCTTTCAGAGGAATCTTCAGATGAGTCAGCAGGAGCATATGCCTACAAACCAACTGGTAGTACTGTTGATGTCCGTATGATAGACTTTGCCCACACAACCTGCAAGTACTATGGAGAAGATAGCGTGGTGCATGAGGGCCAAGACACGGGTTATGTTTTTGGACTTCAGAATTTAATAGatattattaaagaaataagagACGAAAGTAGCGAATAA